The Jaculus jaculus isolate mJacJac1 chromosome 14, mJacJac1.mat.Y.cur, whole genome shotgun sequence nucleotide sequence GTCAGGCACGCAACCATGGCAAGCCTGCAATGTCCCCACGATGGCATCCCTGGCCTCCTGTACCAGGTTCCTTCTGGGAAAGGCTTGTGGCAGAATCAGTTGGTGCTGGAAATCCCCCAGCAATTGCCCCAACACAGGGGGCTCCAGGGAATTTGGTGGGTCTGGGCCTGAGCCTCCACGCACCTGGTTTTCCTTGCCCCTTGGCTGGGAGGCTGGTTCCTGGACCCTGCCTGGGCTGTGGGAGGAATTGGTGGGCAGCAGAGGGGTGCCTGGTTCCAGGGAGCCACTGTTAAGCAGTCGGGTCACATCCAGAGATTTCACTTCATGGTTGAAGAGACCCCGGTGCTCACGGCTCAGCCTGCCCTGGGTTATGACCACAAGCTTAGGAGCTTTAGGAGCCACAGAATTCTGGAGGGCCATGGATTGTTCCCGACTGGACATGAGAGCATCCTCACGGGCCAATGATCGGTGGCTGCCCACCAGGGCCTTGTTCCGTTCCCGCCTGGTCTTCCGACGGCGGATGCGGCCATGTTTCTCAGGTTTCTGGAAAGGCTGAGGGGCTGGCCCCCGGGGATCCATGGTGTTCTGAAAGGAAAAGTGGTCACTAAATTCAGGCAAGTCAGGGTGAACAGCAAAACAAGatgaatgagccaggtgtggtggcgcacacctttaatcctggcacttgggagatggaagtaggaggatcgctgtgagttcaaggtcagcctgggctacaagaccccaccttgaaaaaaagaggAGCTGGGAATGGTagcggacgcctttaatcccagcactcgggaggcagaggtaggaagatcgccatgagttcaaggccaccctgagactatgtagtgaatttcaagtcaacctgggctagagtgagaccatactttgaa carries:
- the Prr19 gene encoding proline-rich protein 19, whose amino-acid sequence is MDPRGPAPQPFQKPEKHGRIRRRKTRRERNKALVGSHRSLAREDALMSSREQSMALQNSVAPKAPKLVVITQGRLSREHRGLFNHEVKSLDVTRLLNSGSLEPGTPLLPTNSSHSPGRVQEPASQPRGKENQVRGGSGPDPPNSLEPPVLGQLLGDFQHQLILPQAFPRRNLVQEARDAIVGTLQACHGCVPDLSLVLRGYQPPMPETKSSVPGRLRMTPSWVTSPEQVSSQGKQTQQETRELPFALMNTSSTSPAHRVGLVPPTGPRPPPLPSLPSPPGTTWGPPTAFDLLKSIWLIATPPPSRPWDVFPPQPPPQPLSPLLSRTAALDWSPSSPAPLPSLSWMVAQNSPEAWSFPPMRLY